CTATAGCAAAAGCAAGGTCTGAAGAGTCTACCTCATGATAACTTCCATCAACCAGCCTTACTTTAACATCTATTACTGGATAACCTGCCAAAACCCCTTCGTTTGTAGCCTCTCTTACACCTCTTTCTACCGCAGGTATAAATTCCTTAGGGATAACACCACCAACTATCTCAGAAACAAACTCAAAACCTTTACCAGGGTTTGGTTCAACTATAAGCTTAACATGTCCATATTGACCCCTACCACCAGTTTGCCTTATATATTTGCCTTCTGCCTCCGAGACAGCAGTTATGGTTTCTTTATAAGCTACCTCTGGCCTTCCAACGTTAACCCCTACCTTAAATTCTCTGATCAATCTATCTACGATAATCTCTAAATGAAGCTCTCCCATACCCCAGATAAGAGTTTGTCCTGTCTCATGGTTAACCGTAACCCTAAAGGAAGGATCTTCTATGGCAAGTTTCTGAAGAGCAATGGAAAGCTTTTCTTGGTCAGCCTTGGTCTTAGGCTCTACAGCTACCGAAATAACTGGTTCAGGAATTTCTAATTTCTCAAGCTCTATAGGATGAACTTCATCACATAAAGTATCACCTGTAGTGGTAACCCTTAATCCTATTGCAGCTACAATATCTCCTGCAAACGCCCCAGAGATTTCTTCTCTCTGGTTAGCATGCATTCTTACTAAACGCCCTATTCTTTCCTTTTTTCGTTTAGTAGAATTATAAACAGACATACCACTCTCAAGTCTCCCTGAATAAATCCTAAGAAAGGTAAGAGTCCCTATATAAGGATCTGTCATAATCTTAAAAGCTAAAGCAGAAAGAGGTGCATCAGGGTCTGTAGGCCTTTCCTCAACCTCGCCGGTATTTGGATTAACACCCTTTACAGAAGGGATATCTATAGGAGATGGTAAATAATCTATAATAGCATCAAGAAGAGGCTGAATCCCTTTATTTTTAAAAGCTGAGCCACACAAAACTGGGACAGCTTTAAAATTGATAGTAGCCTCTCTTACTGCCTTTCTAATCTCCTCTGCACTAATCTCCTTACCTTCCAAGTATTTTTCCATGATTTCATCGTTTATATCAGCTAAAGCTTCAAGCATTTTAATCCTGTATTCCTCAGCCTTATCCTTTAAAGAGGACGGAATTTCCTCATAATGATATTTTGCTCCCAAAGTTTCCTCTTCCCAAATAATAGCTTTCATCTCTATCAAATCAACCACACCTACAAAACTATCTTCAGCACCAATAGGTATTTGCAAAGGAAGAGGGTTAGCCCCAAGCTTTTGTTTAATCTGTTCGATCACACCTTCAAAATTAGCACCAAGCCTGTCCATCTTATTTATAAATGCTATCCGAGGAACTTTATATTTGTTTGCCTGCCTCCAAACAGTTTCAGACTGAGGTTGAACCCCACCTACAGCACAAAAAATAACCACCGCACCGTCAAGAACTCTTAAACTTCTTTCAACCTCTATAGTAAAATCTACGTGCCCAGGAGTATCAATAATGTTTATCCTATGACCTCTCCAGAAAGTGGTAGTACAAGCAGAAGTAATAGTAATGCCCCTCTCCTGTTCCTGGATCATAAAGTCCATCGTAGCGGTTCCTTCATGAACCTCACCTATCTTGTAGGTCTTACCAGTGTAATAAAGCACTCTTTCAGTAGTGGTAGTTTTACCAGCATCTATATGAGCTACAAATCCTATATTTCTGGTTGTTTTCAATATTTTCAACTCTTCAGGCGTCATTTCCCTCACCCTATATCTTATTTTTCAAATTTTTCAAAAAAAAATAAAATAACTCACCTTAAAATTGGCTATCAAAAATTACCAGAAAAGCTATTTACCAACGATAATGTGCAAAAACCCTATTAGACTCAGCCATACGATGAGTATCGTCTCTTTTCTTAATGGCTGCTCCTCTTTCGTTATAAGCGTCCCAAAGCTCGTTAGCCAACCTTTCTACCATGGTCTTTTCACTACGAGCACGCGCAGCATTGATTATCCATTTAATAGCCAAAGAAATCTGTCTTTCTGGCCTCACCTCTACTGGAACTTGATAGTTAGCACCCCCAACCCTACGACTACGGGTTTCTATAAGAGGTTTAACATTCTCTACAGCTTTTTCAAATATTTTTAAAGGATCTTCTCCACCAGATTTTTCTCTCAACCTTTCTAAAGCCTCATAAAAGATCTTTCTTGCTACATTTTTTTTACCATCTTTCATTAAATTATTTATAAACTTAGCCACCAAAACACTTCCATACTTAGGATCTGGAGGAATCTCTCTTTTAGGCACTGGTCCTTTGCGTGGCATACCAAATCTCCTCTTTCACTTTATTTAGGCCTTGGAGTTCCATATTTAGAACGAGATTTTTTCCTGTTCTGAACCCCAGCCGCATCCAAAGCACCTCTTATAATCTTATACCTAACACCAGGCAAGTCTCTTACACGTCCGCCTCTCACAAGAACCACAGAGTGCTCTTGAAGGTTATGGCCTATACCTGGAATATAAGCAGTAATCTCAATTCCATTGGTCAAACGAACCCTTGCCACCTTTCTCAAAGCTGAGTTTGGTTTTTTAGGAGTTACTGTATAAACCCTAACGCAAACCCCTCTTTTTTGAGGGCATCCTTGCAAAGCAGGAGACTTTGACCTTTTAACCTTTTTTTCTCTACCTAATCTAACTAACTGGTTGATTGTAGGCATATCCTCCCTCTGCAACCTTTTAAAATTTAAAATGACAAGCCCTTTATATACTCCCTTTTTCTCTTCTTGTCAAGAGGCTTAAAAAACAAAAGCCTAAAAAAACAACTTTAACAAGTGGTGATTTACTATTATATCATCTTTTAAAAATTTGTTAAGGTCTTTTGAAAAAAGTAAAAAATATTTTAATATTGTTTTATGGGTTTTGATTATACACCTCTTGCAGAAAAATTAAAACCAAAAAGTTGGGAAGATTTTGTAGGTCAATCCCATCTGGTAGGAGAAAAAGGTTTATTAAAAATTTTAATCTCTCAGGGTAAACCTTTTTCTTTTATTCTTTGGGGACCTCCCGGGGTAGGCAAAACCTCTTTGGCCTTTCTGGTAGGTCAAACTTTGAAAGCAGAATTTATAGTAGTAAGCGCTGTAGATACTACAGTTAAAGACCTAAAAGACATCATATCTAAGGCTAAACAGCTCAAAGGGCTAAACAAACCTACCCTGCTTTTTATAGACGAAATCCATAGGTTTAACAAAACCCAACAGTCTTTTCTTTTGCCTTATCTAGAAAAGGGGGACATCTTCCTCATAGGGGCAACTACTGAAAATCCATCGTTTGAGTTAATACCTCCTCTTCTTTCCAGAGTAAAAACCTTTATTTTAAATCCTCTTTCTAAGGACGAAATTCTTTTAATACTTAAAAGAGGGTTAGAGCGGGTTCTTTCTGAGACTAAAGAAGAATTAATCGTAGAACCTGAGGTGTTAGAAAAAATTGCTGAGGCAAGCGGTGGAGACGCAAGATCAGCCTTAAATTTACTTGAGTTATCATTAGAACTAACTAAGGCTTATGGGAAAAAGGTTTTATCTCTAAAAGATTTAAAAGAAGAACTTCTTTTTAAACCTATAAAATACGATAAAGCAGGAGAAGAACATTATAATCTGATATCTGCATTTCATAAAAGTATGCGCGGAAGCGACCCAGATGCTACTGTTTATTGGCTTGCAAGGATGCTCAAATCTGGAGAAGACCCTCTTTATATAGCAAGAAGGATTATAATTTGTGCGGCTGAGGATGTAGGGCTTGCCGACCCTATGGCCTTGGTGGTAGCGGTTGCGGCAAAAGAGGCCTTTGAGTTTTTAGGCCAACCTGAAGGGGAGTTGGCTTTGGCAGAGGCAGCCATATATGTGGCCAGTGCTCCGAAAAGCAACTCTGTCTATCGCGCCTTAAATGATTGCTATGAAGAGATAGACAGATCTAAGGAACTACCTGTCCCTCTACATCTAAGAAATCCTGTTACCCGTCTCCTTAAAAACTTAGGTTATGGAAAAGACTATAAATATGCCCATGACTATAAAGAGGGTTTTGTTTTTCAATCTTACTTACCAGAGGACATAAAGCACAAACAGTTTTACTTCCCTTCAGACCGAGGAATTGAAAAGAAAATTAAGGAACGCTTAAAAATCCTTTGGAAAGGGTTTAAAATCTACGATAAATAACTTAATTTTGAGAAAAAACATACCAAACCGTGTGCTTATAAGGGTCTACAAAGTTTTTCTTCAATATCCCTTGAGGGATCTTTTCTTCAGAAATTATATTGTATCCTTGGTTTAAAAGGTTTGATAGGTCTTCTTCAGTGGTTAAAACTTTAACCGGAGATGAGGCATAAAAGATGATAACAGGATTTTCCTTTTGCCAAAAGGCTAACCTACCTTGAATGATTTCTTTTTTGATGACGTGCAGTTGATATGAAATCTGGTTTGAATTGTAGAAGGCTATCGTTCCAAGAAAGATCAAGTTTATCAAAACTAAACCTAACAAAAACTTTTTTAAACCCAAAAGAAAAGACATGGAGAAGTTTTCAACGAAAATTTTAGAGAAAATTATAGCCCAGAAAGGATAGACCCAAAGGAGATATTTATCAAACTTTTTCCCGGTAAAACTTAACAAAAATACAGGGATTATGGCCACGGTCGACAAGAAAAAAACTTCCTTGTTTTGTATAAGCTTGTACCAAATTTCCTTTGCTTTTTCTTTATGGTAGGCTTTTTGTTTCCAAATTAGATAGAAAAGGAAGATAAAACAAAACCAAAAATTAAGAAAGAGATGCTTAAAGTAATAATACCAAGGATCTCTAGCTTGATCAAGCAGACGAGTTTTAACGTCAGTATCTAAAAACTCTTTAAATATTTCTTTTCCAAAAGCTACATATCCATAACTATACCAACCTAAAGAAGGAATGAGTAGTATTAACCAGCCCAAGGGATTTAACAAAAGTTTGAAAACCTTTTTATCTTTGGTTAACAAACCATAAACAAGAAGCCCTGGAAGATAAAAAAAGTTTAAAGGACCTCTGGTTAAAACACCTGCCGTTAGAAACACATAAAAAAGATATTGATAAATCCTTTTAGGGGCCACAAATAAATAAAGGTAGGAAAAATAAAACATCAAAAAAGAGAATAAAACAAACAAAGGTTCTATATCTACCCTGTTGAAAAAAGAAAGAAAACGCAGATTAGCTAAAAGCATGATTAAAGAAAAAAAGGCAGACTGCCAATCTTTATTAAAGAACTTTATAAATAGCAAAAATAAGATTATATAACAAACCACCGAAAAACATCTCAAACCAAAAATCAGGTTATCCGGGTTAGAAGAAAAGGGTTTACTCCAAACTGAAGCTATCCATGTATAGAGCGGAGGTTTTGTAAAATAAGGTTCTCCGTTATAGGTTTGAAAAATTTTAAAATCTTTTACGGTTTCTTTGACTAAAATGGCTCTTCTTAACTCTTGATACGATGAAGGAGGTTGAAAAAAGGAAAAGACCAAAAAAGAAAGTGTCGTAAGAAATAAAACCAGAAAAACTTGAGTTTTTAAGTTCATAATGCCTTTACAAGAAAATTTTTAGGTATATTTTAGTATAGGTTTATTTATTTTAAAGTGAGGAAAAAGATGAAAGTTAAATTGGCTATTGTAGGCTGTGGGAAGGCAGCAGAAAGGCATCTAAAGATCTATCAAGCTTTGCAAGAAGAAGTAGAGGTGGTTGCGGTCTCTGATGTAGTACCAGAGAGAGCCAAAAAATTTGCTGAGTCTCTTTCTGCTAAACCATATACCGATTATCAAGAAATGCTTAGCAAAGAAAACATAGAAGTAGTAGACCTTTGTCTTCCTTCCGGCATGCATGCTGAAGTAGGAGAGATTATTCTTGAAAAATTTGGGAAACATCTTTTGGTAGAAAAACCTCTGGCTCTTACCCTTAAAGATGCCGAACGTTTGGTTAATCTAGCTCAAAAGAAACAGCTTAAACTGGTTACCATTTTTCAAAATCGGGCTAACCTTCCTGTACAAAAGCTAAAAGAAGCTTTATCTAAAAATCTTTTAGGAACTCCTGTTTTATTTTCTGCTAAATTTTACTGGAGTAGAGACCAAAGATATTATGACTCTGCTGCCTGGAGAGGAACTTGGGCCTTTGATGGAGGAGCTTTGGCTCAGCAAGGATGTCATTTTGTAGACATGCTTTATTACTTAGGAGGTCCTATAGAGAGTGTTTTTGCTAAAATGGGGACCTACTTGGTAAATATAGAAGCAGAAGACCTTTTAGTTGGTGTATTAAAATTTAAGAACGGGGCCTTAGGTACGATTGAGGCTACCACATGTTCTCGTCCTAAAGACTTAAAGGCTGAATTGGTAGTGTTGGCAGAAAAAGGTTCAGCTGTGATCGGTGGTTTTGCTATGAACAGATTAGACCATTTAGCCATCGATGGGGTAGAAAACATAGAAGATTTTGTCTCAGGTTTTGAAAAAAATCCTGACCATCCCTTAGGATGGTCTCATTTCACCTACTTAAAGTCTGCGATAAAATATTTTAGCAATTCTGAAAAAGATCCTTGGTTGGTGGTTGGAGAAGAGGCCATACCTTCATTAGAAGCTATCATCGGTCTTTATGAATCAGCAGAAACAGGAAAAGAAATAAAATTCCCTTTTGAACCTATAGCTTGTAAATTAGGGAAAAAATTTCCATAAGGGGTTTAAGATGAAAAAAATTCCTCTTTTAGACTTAAAAAGATCTTGGGAAGAGATAAGACAAGAAGTATACCAGGGGTGGGAAGAAGTTTTTAGTTCTATGCAGATTTTAAACGGAAAGTATTTGCAGGAGTTTGAGAAAAATTGGGCTGAATATTTAGGGGTGAAATATGCCTTTGGGTGTAGTTGCGGAAGCACGGCCTTACTTATGGCTCTTATAGCTTGTGGTATTGGAAAAGGGGATGAGGTTTTACTTCAAGCCAATGCGTTTATCGCAGACTTAGAGGTTATTCACTGGGTAGGAGCCACACCTGTATTAGTAGAAGTAGACCCTAAGACCTTTGGTCCCGATTTAAATGACCTTTATCTTAAATTAACCCCTAAAACCAAGGCCTTGATACTGGTTCATATGTATGGACATCCTGCAGAGATGGATGAAATACTTGATTTTTGTGAAAAATATGGAGTTATCCTTATAGAGGATGCTTCTCATGCTCATGGGGCAACCTATAAAGGTAAAAAAGTAGGAACTTTTGGGAAAGTAGGGTGTTTTAGCTGTGGTCCTGTTAAAAACCTTAACTGTATAGGAGATGGAGGAGCTGTAGTTACCAACGATGATGAATTAGCTTTTAAACTTAAGTTTCTAAGGGTGCATGGACAGGTAGAAAAAAACCATTCTCATTTTTTTGGATTTAACTCAAGACTTGATGAACTTCAGGCTGTCATTCTTAATGCAAGACTTAAAACTTTAGACAAAAAAAATGAGAAAAGAAGAGAGATAGCTAAAAAATACCACGAAGGGCTTTCTGACCTTAAAAACCTTATTTTACCTCCCCTTGACCCCGAATACAAACAAAGTGTTTATCATAGGTATGTAATAAGAACTCCTTTTAGAGATGAGTTAGTCTCTTTTTTAAAAGAAAAAGGTGTAGGAACAGGGTATTATTATCCTATTCCTTTACACTTACATAAAAGTTATCAAATCACCTATCAGAAATCTTTTAGCCTTCCTGTAGCAGAAAGACTAGCCAAAGAATCACTTGCTATTCCTATGTATCCTGAGTTAACTGATGAAGAAATAGACTATGTTATAAGCTGTATAAGGGAATTTTTCCAGAAATAAGGATAGCTTATGAAGATTTCGCTTGTTATACCTGTGCATAACGAGGAAGGAAACGTTCCTATAGTTTATCAAGAAGCTAAAACTGTTCTTGAAACCCTTAAAGCTAAAGGGTATCAATACGAAATCATCTTTGTAAACGACGGGAGCACAGACAGGACTTTAGAAATCCTTAAAGAATTAAAAAAAAAAGATCCTTTTTTAAGAATACTGAACATGGATCGCAACCGTGGAGAAGCAGCGGGTCTCACTGCAGGCTTTCAAAAAGCTACCGGAGATATTATCGTTTCTATGGACGGAGACGGACAAAACGACCCTAAGTATATCGTAGATCTAATAGAGAAGATAGAAACAGGTTATAAGGTAGTCACTGGTTTCAGGTTAAAAAGAAAGGAAAATTTTTGGATAAGAGTTCTTCCGTCAAAAATAGCCAATTGGTTAATTAGTATTTTTACAGGGTTAAAAGTACGGGATAATGGATGCTCGTTAAAGGCCTATCTTTCACCTATACCCAAAAAATATCAAATACCCCATGGTTTTCACAGGTTTTTACCAGCTCTCTTTGGGATTAAAAACGAAGAAGTATGTGAGATACCTATAATTGACCGTCCAAGGATATATGGAAAATCCCATTATAACTTAAAACGAACCTTTGAGGTAGTAAGAGAACTTCTTACCATCCCCTTTGTGCTTAGAAATGCATGTTTTTATGAAAAATTTTTTAAAATTAACTTTTGGGTCTCGATAGGTGTAGGGATAATACTATTGTTTTTAGCTATAAAGGTTTCTCCTAAATTTTGGGTCTTAGAATTTTTTAACTTAGGCTATACCTCTATTTCTTATTTAATCTGGAAAAACTTAGCTCGATTTAACCAGGCTCAAAAAGAAGGTGTTTTTCAGGTAGAAGAAATTTAAAAACCTGGTAAAATTGTCCTATCTAAATAGATTTTTAAGGGAGGGGTAAAAACAATGTCATTTTTAAAAACAGTGGACCCTGATATCTGGGAACTAATACAAAAAGAAAGAGACAGACAAGAATATCAGCTTGAGATGATAGCTTCTGAAAACTTAGCCCATGAAGCTATCATGGAGGCAGAAGGTTCTTATTTGATGAACAAATATGCTGAGGGATATCCAGAGGCTCGTTATTACGGAGGGTGTACTTATGTAGATGAGGTGGAAAAACTTGCCATAGAGAGAGTAAAGATGCTTTTTGGGGCTGAGCATGCTAACGTACAACCCCATTCTGGTACTCAGGCTAACATGGCTGTATATTTTGCTGTATTAAACCCTGGAGATACCATACTTTCGATGAACCTCTCACATGGAGGCCATCTTTCTCACGGAGCTGCTGTTAATTTTTCTGGGAAACTTTACAAAATCGTTCATTATGGTGTATCAAGGGAAACTGAAACCATCGACTACGAAGAGGTAAGAAGGTTAGCCCTTGAACATAGGCCTAAACTCATAGTGGCAGGAGCTAGTGCTTATCCCAGAACCATAGACTTTGAAGCTTTCTATCAGATAGCCCAGGAAGTAGGGGCTTTCTTGATGGTAGACATGGCGCATATCGCGGGTTTAGTAGCCGCAGGTATCCACCCTTCGCCCCTTCCTTATGCTGATTTTGTGACCTCAACCACCCATAAAACCTTAAGAGGACCAAGAGGTGGATTTATTCTTTGTAAAGAAAAGTTTGCAAAAATCATAGATAAAACGGTTTTTCCAGGTATACAAGGTGGTCCTCACATGAACGTAATAGCTGCTAAAGCTGTTTGTTTTAAACAGGCCTTAGAGCCTGAGTTTAAATCCTACCAACAACAAGTGGTTAAAAACGCTAAAACTATAGCGGAAGTGTTTAAAGCTGAAGGTTTTAGGATTGTTACTGGTGGTACAGATAATCATTTGATTTTGGTAGATGTTTCGGTAAACGGCCTTACCGGTGCAGAGGCTGAAAAACTTTTAGAAGAGGCAGGTATTACGGTCAACAAAAATGCTATACCTTTTGACCCACGTCCTCCAAGGATTACCAGCGGGATCAGGATAGGAACCCCAGCGATTACTACCAGAGGATTAAAGGAAAAAGAAGTAGAAGAGGTGGCTCACTACATGTGTGCTGTTTTGAAAAATCCAGATAAAAAAGGATTGCGTAAAGAGATAAGGCAAAAAATAAGAGAGATTTGCGAAAGGTTCCCTTTTTACAAGAGGTAAGATCTTATGGAACGTCCAAGCTGGCATGAATATTTTATGCTTATAGCAAAGATGGTTGCACTAAGGTCCGGATGTAATTCCAGACCTACAGGCGCGGTGATAGTAAAAGACAAAAGAATTTTAGCTACCGGATACAACGGCCCCATGCCTGGGGCTTGGCATTGTACAGATAAAGGACCTACCTATTGTTTTAGAAGAGAAAAGGGGATTCCAGACATAGATAAATATAATTTCTGTAGGGCTACTCATGCTGAGGCTAACGCGATCGCTCAGGCCGCAAGATTTGGAATTCCAGTAGAAGGAGCCAGTCTTTACTGTACGCTTGCTCCTTGTTATGTTTGTCTAAAATTAATCGCCTCTGCTGGAATCAAAGAAGTCTACTATGAATATGACTACGAAAGCAGAGATTTTGAAAGGGACCTTTTTTGGAAAGAGGCTATAAAGGAAGCAGGGATCAAAGTTTTTAAACAAATTGTGGTATCCGAAGAAACTATGAAAGCTCTTTCAACCATCCTACCCTACCCTACCTCTCAAAGAAGACTCCCTCCTACAGAATAAAGCTTTACTTTTTCAACTCTTTCTGTTGATTTTTGCCTTAAAAAGTCTTATTTTTTTGTATAAAAAGAACTTTTTGTATAAAAAGGAAACCGGAGGGTAAGTTTATGTCTAAGGATTATTATGAGATCCTTGGAGTTCCAAGAAATGCTACGCAAGAAGAGATTAAAAAGGCCTATCGTAAACTGGCCATGAAATATCATCCTGACAGAAACAAAGGCAACAAAGAAGCAGAGGAAAAGTTTAAAGAAATAAACGAAGCCTATGCAGTTTTGTCAGACCCTGAAAAAAGAAAGCTTTATGACCTTTATGGGTCAACAGAATTCCAGAGAAGATATACGCAAGAAGACATCTTTAGAGATTTCGATTTCGAGACCATCTTTAGAGATATAGGAATTGACTTAGGCGGATTTTTTAAGAAAAACAAGAGGGGAGGTAGAACATTTATTTTTGACTTAGGGGACATTTTTAGCAACCTCTTTGGAACCCACTTTGGAGGAGAAGAAGACTTTAGCCCATTTGGCGAGGTTTATGAAACCATACAATTAGACCTTCCTCTTACTACCGATGAGATTATAAAAGGTGGGGAAAAAGAAGTTATTCTTCCAGGAACTTATGAAACCATAAAGATCAAAATACCTCAAAATGTAAAAGATGGACAAATCCTTAGGGTAAAAAAGAAATCAGGGAAAACCACAAAGGAATATCTTTTTAGAGTAAAAATAATACCTTCTTCAGGCTATAAGGTTGAAGACAGTAACCTTATCATAGAAAAAGAACTTCCTGTGAGCAGTTTTTTCTTGGGCGATGAGGTAGAAATCCAAACCCCTGAAGGAAGAAAGGTTAAAGCCAAAGTTCCACCTTTAACCAAACCTGGAGCTAAACTAAGACTCAAAGGGTTAGGCCTCCCCATCACTGGAGAAAAACGAGGGGATCTTTATGTGGTTTTAGTTCCTAAAATACCAAAAGCTCTTACTGAAGAGCAAAAAAAATTAATAGAAAAACTAAAAACCTTAGGGCTTTAATTCTTTGTTGACAAACCTTTTAAAAGTTTTAAAATTTGGATTAGCCATTAACTTCTCTAAAACATCCTTAAAAGGGGTTTCCTATGGTCAAAGATATTATGAGTAAAGCCCTTCCCACTGAAACCAAAGGCGTAAGGGTACTTTTTGGAGAATTTGTAAACATAGATTATCTTTATTCTTATTTAGGAACTATTATTTATGCTGAATCAGGGATGCAAAATATTTTTATTTTAGAAAACAAGTTTTGGGGTAGGATGCTTTTTATTAACAACAACCTTCAGTTTACTTCAAGAGACGAGTTTATCTACCATGAATCTTTGGTACATATCCCTGTTCAATCCACCCCTGAAGGTAGTATTAAGAAAGTTTTAATTTGTGGTGGAGGAGACTACGGGGCAGCAAGAGAACTTTTGAAATATCCAGAGATAGAAGAAGTGGTTATCGTAGACATAGACCCTAAAATACCTAAGTTAGTAGAAGAATACTTCCCTGAGCTTTTACCTGAAGATCCAAAGGACCCAAGGCTTAAACTGATAGTAGAAGATGCTTTTGTTATGGTGCAAAAATATTTAGATGAGGGGAAGGCCTTTGATTTGGTAATCATAGATTCTACAGACCCTGATATAAGTGACACAGGTATTACGCAGGAGCTTTCTCATGCCCTGTTTGGAGTAAAATTTCATCAGATGCTTTATGAGCTTTGTCCTAAAGGAGTTGTTGTACAACAATGTGGGACTCCGTTTACGATGAAAAACATTTTTACAGAAACTTATAAAACCTTCATAAACGTTTATCCTGCAAAAGAGGTGTTTTGCTATAGAAGCAATGTACCATCCTTTGGTAGTGATAATGCTTTTATCATGAGATGCCCTTATCCTAACCCAGAAATTCCAAAATGGAAAGAATTACCAAATGTATACTTTTATTCTCATGAAATACATCGTTCAGCCTTTGGTCTTCCTAAATTTTGGAGGGAGGCCTTAGCGGTATGAAGGTCTTAGGGGTGTTAGGTTCGCCTCACAAAAACGGTGGGTCTGCTCAGCTTTTACTTGCTGCCTTAAAAGGGGCAGAAAGAGAAGGAGCTAAAACTGAGCTGGTCAGTGTTTACGACGGAGAAATAAAACCTTGTATAGGATGTATCCATGACGAAGAGCCTAACTGTAAGTTTCCTTGCATATTTGAAGACTATGGAAAAATCATTTTAGAAAAAATCTATGAAGCAGACGGTATTATCTTTTCTACCCCGATTTATTGGTTTGCACCTTCTGGGCAGTTAAAAAACCTGATAGACCGCATGACTTGTCTTGAAAACATGGTCTCCTACGGAGAACCAAGTTATCTCGAAGGAAAAGTAGTAGGTGCTATAGCTGTAGGGGCAGACGAAGGGGGAGCCTGGACAGGAGGTTATATCATTACTACCATGACCTCAATGGGGGCTATCATTCCCCCCTGGGGTATTGCTTACTCACATAAGGCAGACAGAGCTATTTATGATGATAAAGCCTTGATGGATGCGATAAACATCGGTATCTTAACCACAAGAACTATAGCAAGACTTAAAGGGATCCCTACAGATTTAACCTTTGTTTATAACAAAGATCTTCTTGAAAACATCAGAAAGGAAGTTATCGTAAGTTTAAATTTTATAAACACAGGAAAGGAAGGCTATGGAAAAAGACAAGCTAAAAGAAGCAGTATTTAAGGCTATTTTTGATAGAAGAAGTATAAGAAAGTATTTAGACCAAAAACCTGACAAGAAATTAATTTATAAGCTGTTAGAAGCAGGTATATGGGCTCCTTCTGGGTTAAATAACCAACCTTGGAGGTTTGTAATAGTCTGGTCTGAAGAAATTAAACAAAAGCTGGCAGCCTTAACCAGATATCATGAAATCATCAAAAAGGCTCCGGTTTTAATTGGCGTGTTTTTAGATAAAGACAGGATGTACCACCAGATAAAAGACCATCAATCTGCAGGGGCTTGTATCCAAAACATCCTGCTTGCAGCTCATGCCTCTGGTCTTGGGGCCTGTTGGTTAGGTGAAATCTTAAAAAACGAAGAAAAAGTAAAAGAGGTCCTCTCCTTACCTAAGGAGAAATACGAACTTGCAGCTTTTATCGCTTTAGGATATCCAGATGATCAAAGTAAAAGGACCTCCAGACAACCTTTAGAAAACTTTATCATCAAAGAGATTTAAAAGACTAAGCA
Above is a genomic segment from Thermodesulfobacterium commune DSM 2178 containing:
- the fusA gene encoding elongation factor G; translated protein: MTPEELKILKTTRNIGFVAHIDAGKTTTTERVLYYTGKTYKIGEVHEGTATMDFMIQEQERGITITSACTTTFWRGHRINIIDTPGHVDFTIEVERSLRVLDGAVVIFCAVGGVQPQSETVWRQANKYKVPRIAFINKMDRLGANFEGVIEQIKQKLGANPLPLQIPIGAEDSFVGVVDLIEMKAIIWEEETLGAKYHYEEIPSSLKDKAEEYRIKMLEALADINDEIMEKYLEGKEISAEEIRKAVREATINFKAVPVLCGSAFKNKGIQPLLDAIIDYLPSPIDIPSVKGVNPNTGEVEERPTDPDAPLSALAFKIMTDPYIGTLTFLRIYSGRLESGMSVYNSTKRKKERIGRLVRMHANQREEISGAFAGDIVAAIGLRVTTTGDTLCDEVHPIELEKLEIPEPVISVAVEPKTKADQEKLSIALQKLAIEDPSFRVTVNHETGQTLIWGMGELHLEIIVDRLIREFKVGVNVGRPEVAYKETITAVSEAEGKYIRQTGGRGQYGHVKLIVEPNPGKGFEFVSEIVGGVIPKEFIPAVERGVREATNEGVLAGYPVIDVKVRLVDGSYHEVDSSDLAFAIAGSMAFKEACKKANPVLLEPIMKVEISVPEEYLGEVLGDISSRRGRVEGMDLRGNVRIINAFVPLGEMFGYATTLRSLTQGRGTFIMQFSHYEKVPGNLAEQIIKKAKGS
- the rpsG gene encoding 30S ribosomal protein S7 encodes the protein MPRKGPVPKREIPPDPKYGSVLVAKFINNLMKDGKKNVARKIFYEALERLREKSGGEDPLKIFEKAVENVKPLIETRSRRVGGANYQVPVEVRPERQISLAIKWIINAARARSEKTMVERLANELWDAYNERGAAIKKRDDTHRMAESNRVFAHYRW
- the rpsL gene encoding 30S ribosomal protein S12, translated to MPTINQLVRLGREKKVKRSKSPALQGCPQKRGVCVRVYTVTPKKPNSALRKVARVRLTNGIEITAYIPGIGHNLQEHSVVLVRGGRVRDLPGVRYKIIRGALDAAGVQNRKKSRSKYGTPRPK
- a CDS encoding replication-associated recombination protein A encodes the protein MGFDYTPLAEKLKPKSWEDFVGQSHLVGEKGLLKILISQGKPFSFILWGPPGVGKTSLAFLVGQTLKAEFIVVSAVDTTVKDLKDIISKAKQLKGLNKPTLLFIDEIHRFNKTQQSFLLPYLEKGDIFLIGATTENPSFELIPPLLSRVKTFILNPLSKDEILLILKRGLERVLSETKEELIVEPEVLEKIAEASGGDARSALNLLELSLELTKAYGKKVLSLKDLKEELLFKPIKYDKAGEEHYNLISAFHKSMRGSDPDATVYWLARMLKSGEDPLYIARRIIICAAEDVGLADPMALVVAVAAKEAFEFLGQPEGELALAEAAIYVASAPKSNSVYRALNDCYEEIDRSKELPVPLHLRNPVTRLLKNLGYGKDYKYAHDYKEGFVFQSYLPEDIKHKQFYFPSDRGIEKKIKERLKILWKGFKIYDK
- a CDS encoding ArnT family glycosyltransferase → MNLKTQVFLVLFLTTLSFLVFSFFQPPSSYQELRRAILVKETVKDFKIFQTYNGEPYFTKPPLYTWIASVWSKPFSSNPDNLIFGLRCFSVVCYIILFLLFIKFFNKDWQSAFFSLIMLLANLRFLSFFNRVDIEPLFVLFSFLMFYFSYLYLFVAPKRIYQYLFYVFLTAGVLTRGPLNFFYLPGLLVYGLLTKDKKVFKLLLNPLGWLILLIPSLGWYSYGYVAFGKEIFKEFLDTDVKTRLLDQARDPWYYYFKHLFLNFWFCFIFLFYLIWKQKAYHKEKAKEIWYKLIQNKEVFFLSTVAIIPVFLLSFTGKKFDKYLLWVYPFWAIIFSKIFVENFSMSFLLGLKKFLLGLVLINLIFLGTIAFYNSNQISYQLHVIKKEIIQGRLAFWQKENPVIIFYASSPVKVLTTEEDLSNLLNQGYNIISEEKIPQGILKKNFVDPYKHTVWYVFSQN